In Wolinella succinogenes DSM 1740, a single genomic region encodes these proteins:
- the fdh3B gene encoding formate dehydrogenase FDH3 subunit beta — translation MESQARVKFYCDEARCIDCHGCDVACKEAHHLPVGVNRRRVVTLNEGLVGKEKSLSIACMHCSDAPCAQVCPVDCFYVRADGIVLHDKEKCIGCGYCLYACPFGAPQFPKSGIFGSRGPMDKCTFCAGGPEETHSEKEYKLYGQNRIAEGKVPVCAAMCSTKALLAGDSDSISLIIRERVLKRGSGTASVPYTWSQAYKD, via the coding sequence ATGGAAAGTCAAGCTAGAGTCAAGTTCTATTGTGATGAGGCTAGATGTATTGATTGTCATGGATGTGATGTGGCTTGTAAAGAGGCCCATCACCTTCCTGTGGGAGTCAACCGAAGAAGAGTGGTGACCCTCAATGAAGGTCTTGTAGGCAAAGAGAAATCCCTCTCTATTGCCTGCATGCACTGCTCTGATGCCCCTTGTGCTCAGGTCTGCCCAGTGGACTGCTTCTATGTTCGAGCCGATGGGATTGTATTGCATGACAAAGAGAAGTGCATTGGATGCGGTTACTGCCTCTATGCCTGCCCCTTTGGTGCTCCTCAATTCCCCAAGAGTGGAATCTTTGGTTCAAGAGGACCTATGGATAAGTGCACCTTCTGTGCTGGAGGTCCTGAAGAGACTCACAGCGAGAAGGAGTATAAGCTCTATGGACAGAATCGTATCGCTGAGGGCAAAGTCCCTGTATGTGCAGCGATGTGCTCCACCAAGGCACTCCTAGCAGGAGATTCTGATAGCATCTCGCTCATCATTCGTGAGAGAGTGCTCAAGCGAGGCAGTGGAACAGCCAGTGTTCCTTACACCTGGTCACAAGCCTACAAGGATTAA
- a CDS encoding formate dehydrogenase subunit gamma has translation MKKPLLPLLSLLGALGAQASENLKEPLDFSYNTQIYGKPMIEAIPTWGSGGILGLGEIGGIGGLGELFTFLQSGYFALIFLAIIIAIPLVFLGHYMVIGPKRFSHEGKKIKVFNTFNIMVHWIAGIPFVLLCITGLLMVFGDALGGGAFIRFARDVHGLATIIFAIFGPLMFIMWVKHALFKMYDIDWMLILGGYLSKVKRPIPAGKFNAGQKMWFWVCTMGGFFMVYSGYVMFFQEGNIETLRLMAILHNVVGFAVVALLMTHIYMAAFAIEGALHSILDGHMGEEEVAILHSFYYKELQAEGKV, from the coding sequence ATGAAAAAGCCTCTATTGCCCCTCCTCTCCCTTCTGGGAGCCTTGGGGGCACAAGCTTCTGAGAATCTCAAGGAGCCCTTGGATTTCAGCTACAACACCCAAATCTATGGAAAGCCCATGATTGAGGCAATCCCCACTTGGGGAAGTGGAGGGATTCTAGGTCTTGGAGAGATTGGAGGAATAGGAGGATTAGGAGAGCTCTTCACCTTCTTGCAAAGTGGTTACTTTGCTCTTATCTTCCTAGCGATCATCATCGCTATCCCTTTGGTCTTCCTAGGTCACTATATGGTGATTGGACCCAAGCGATTCTCTCATGAGGGGAAGAAGATCAAGGTCTTTAACACCTTCAACATCATGGTGCACTGGATTGCAGGGATTCCCTTTGTGCTTCTTTGCATCACAGGACTTCTGATGGTCTTTGGAGATGCCCTAGGGGGTGGAGCTTTTATTCGATTCGCTAGAGATGTGCATGGATTAGCCACGATCATCTTTGCGATCTTTGGTCCCCTCATGTTCATCATGTGGGTGAAGCACGCTCTCTTTAAGATGTATGACATCGACTGGATGCTCATTCTTGGAGGGTATCTAAGCAAGGTGAAGAGACCTATTCCTGCAGGCAAATTCAATGCGGGTCAGAAGATGTGGTTCTGGGTCTGCACGATGGGAGGATTCTTCATGGTCTATAGTGGCTATGTGATGTTCTTCCAAGAGGGCAATATTGAGACCCTAAGACTCATGGCGATCTTGCACAATGTAGTGGGGTTTGCTGTGGTGGCTCTCCTTATGACTCACATCTATATGGCAGCCTTTGCGATTGAGGGTGCATTGCACTCCATCCTAGATGGTCATATGGGTGAAGAGGAGGTAGCGATTCTTCATAGTTTCTACTATAAAGAGTTGCAGGCGGAGGGGAAAGTATGA
- a CDS encoding DinB family protein, protein MKAQNRLLELAHYNLWCDRRLYKACAEIPKETLHEDLKLYFRSIFGILNHNAIVAELWYSRIKGKPFARAHIHEEVGIGLVELAEVCERMDKVLCDYIKNTTKEKLAKVVEYQSTEGKKHAMDRESILFHLFNHQTHHRGQITAALESLGYDFEPLDYIAYLYEESRQG, encoded by the coding sequence ATGAAAGCCCAAAATCGCCTTTTGGAGCTGGCGCACTACAACCTCTGGTGTGATCGGCGCCTCTACAAAGCGTGTGCTGAGATTCCCAAAGAGACGCTTCATGAAGATTTGAAGCTCTACTTTCGTTCTATTTTTGGGATTCTCAATCACAACGCCATTGTCGCAGAGCTTTGGTATAGCCGCATCAAAGGCAAGCCTTTTGCGCGAGCGCATATCCATGAAGAGGTGGGAATCGGTCTGGTGGAACTAGCGGAGGTGTGCGAGCGGATGGATAAGGTGCTATGCGACTACATCAAAAACACCACCAAAGAGAAACTAGCCAAGGTGGTCGAATACCAATCCACCGAGGGGAAAAAACACGCCATGGATCGAGAGAGCATCCTCTTTCATCTCTTTAACCATCAGACTCACCATCGAGGTCAAATCACCGCCGCCCTAGAGAGTCTAGGCTACGACTTTGAGCCTTTAGACTATATTGCCTACCTCTACGAGGAGAGTCGTCAAGGGTAG
- a CDS encoding LPP20 family lipoprotein, translating to MKHLIGITLAAGLALIMTGCSQKAEIPAGQDPALVKSKIEEAPEWVKNPSTLKQLVGIGSSRATRAGINFQRQEALANARDDLARSLEVRVRNMFKNFTQGVGVDGYGGIDKVASDVSRQVSAQTLAGVVQKDMWIAKDGEMFVMIGFEPEMLQKALRDNLTQGKIISSKQEAKEAFEELDKMIDKMVKEEGGYL from the coding sequence ATGAAACATCTCATAGGAATCACACTGGCGGCGGGCTTGGCTTTGATCATGACAGGATGCTCTCAAAAGGCTGAAATTCCAGCGGGACAAGATCCTGCTTTGGTGAAGAGCAAAATTGAAGAGGCGCCAGAGTGGGTGAAGAATCCAAGCACGCTCAAGCAACTCGTGGGGATTGGCTCCTCTAGAGCGACTCGCGCGGGGATCAACTTCCAGCGCCAAGAGGCACTGGCTAATGCCAGAGATGATCTAGCGCGTTCTCTTGAGGTGCGGGTGAGAAATATGTTCAAAAATTTCACTCAAGGCGTGGGCGTGGATGGCTATGGCGGAATCGATAAGGTGGCCTCCGATGTCTCTAGACAGGTGAGTGCGCAAACTCTAGCGGGCGTAGTGCAAAAGGATATGTGGATCGCCAAAGATGGAGAGATGTTTGTGATGATTGGATTTGAGCCTGAGATGCTCCAAAAAGCGCTCCGCGACAACCTCACCCAAGGCAAAATCATCTCTTCTAAACAAGAGGCCAAAGAGGCGTTTGAGGAGCTAGACAAGATGATTGATAAGATGGTCAAAGAGGAGGGGGGCTATCTGTAG
- the fdhD gene encoding formate dehydrogenase accessory sulfurtransferase FdhD: MRHTDRFVKKVVIERIGDQRVLAEEEDVVIKEERISLYLNGTKLMSMMSLPSDQDAHAVGFLMSEGVIEKIEDLKSVQISSDGSSVYVEALINHENITNLFKEKTLTSGCCVGVTGNLEGNVLRKFIATPMQISLERIWEGMEEFEMSSHLFHETGCVHKASLLLEDGSKITAEDIGRHNAIDKVMGKARLGRIDTEKAVLVVSGRLSMEMVVKAVMHNIPMIVSRAAATFLGIKTAQELGVTLVGFARGEKMNIYTHSGRVDLRACKRKRGVTLHAPNQSSSLLR, from the coding sequence ATGAGACACACCGATAGATTTGTTAAAAAGGTGGTGATTGAACGAATCGGCGATCAGAGAGTGCTCGCCGAGGAGGAAGATGTGGTGATCAAAGAGGAGAGAATCTCTCTCTATCTTAATGGCACCAAGCTTATGTCCATGATGTCTCTTCCTTCCGATCAAGATGCTCATGCGGTGGGCTTCTTGATGAGTGAGGGGGTGATTGAGAAGATCGAAGACTTAAAGAGTGTTCAAATCTCTTCTGATGGGAGCTCTGTCTATGTAGAGGCTCTCATCAACCATGAGAACATCACCAATCTCTTCAAAGAGAAGACACTCACTTCAGGTTGTTGTGTCGGAGTGACGGGGAATCTTGAAGGCAATGTCCTAAGAAAGTTCATCGCTACTCCCATGCAGATTTCTTTGGAGAGAATCTGGGAAGGGATGGAAGAGTTTGAGATGAGCAGCCATCTCTTTCATGAGACAGGCTGCGTTCATAAAGCCTCCCTTCTCTTAGAAGATGGAAGCAAGATCACGGCTGAGGATATTGGTCGTCATAATGCAATTGATAAGGTGATGGGTAAAGCCAGGCTAGGGAGAATAGATACAGAGAAGGCTGTGCTAGTGGTGAGCGGAAGACTCTCCATGGAGATGGTGGTTAAAGCTGTCATGCACAACATTCCCATGATTGTCTCTAGGGCAGCAGCAACCTTTCTTGGAATCAAGACAGCCCAAGAGCTAGGGGTGACTCTAGTGGGCTTTGCTAGAGGGGAGAAGATGAATATCTACACCCATTCTGGTCGAGTGGACTTGAGGGCTTGCAAGAGGAAAAGAGGGGTGACTCTTCACGCTCCAAATCAATCTAGCTCTCTTCTTCGTTAG